From the genome of Bombus affinis isolate iyBomAffi1 unplaced genomic scaffold, iyBomAffi1.2 ctg00000202.1, whole genome shotgun sequence:
cctttgttccaaccataaattaggttgaaatgtttgtcaattttttattttttaaattattaaaataactaaattttatatttcgatttacttaaatatataattacttagataatagtacatataataaattgtttctacaggttcaagatgaaaaatgaatatttagaaatgtttaattacaatcatgctatttgggttagtaccagtgacttgttacgtaacgactttgctagtactttttgaagcataaagttagattttaactaactttaatttttaactactataggtggaattataaatacaaaataattgataatactagtttataagtacctaattattagtatcttaaaaaatatatttatacaaaaatcacgataatcataaaagtggggaaattctatattctcgagtcaattcacaatctttatggaagtataaacgataaggtaatttgtctacttttacttttttctatatagttgttatacatataataaattattagaaaaagaaacaaattattacgtattccatatggcgaattaaagcattcaggaagagcgataatatcagcattatgctctttcgcgctggaaatgtaggaaactgcccgctctacatttttgcttttacttcatttacttgaagttgtaccaatGCCTAGCGcaatgctaaaatgttggaaaatttaaatacactcggttatatatttcccatactttttatctataaatactttatacatagtgaatactttctcgacatcgttcgcactacttgtttagcgatgttcgtaagtatcataatgttctttgaggttatgtattttactactcgatatcaacattacgtaaacaatacgcggggatttttaataattattgataaagtttaggacattaaatttgatgtaattgtaaacattattacatattataattaaatgtaattttcagttaagggtaagaaaagaaatatacttttgtaaaaatacactttattataaaatctgtataaataaaattgtacaatttatcttgaaagtaaaatgaccgaatacgttactggaaaatattactgcctactaaatgatcgagatcttgatctttctcgtcttttgtgtttctttctgtctgcataatctctgggtttcttatctctaactttttctctttctttgcctttctttttatgtttcttacttgatctttcagacgagcaatcgtgcttcttacgtttctttgacttcttcaatctttttaatttataagaatcattactattagagttacttctttctcttcgtctcttcttttcagaatcactatcgctgtcatcattagattcggagcgcctttttcgtctttctgattttttatcccccactttatcatacttgttcttattctgcatcgtacttccgattttctttcttttattactacttttgtcaccatcttcaccgtcttcggggtcaggggacattgatctttttctatccatcttttgcttgagtcccttggattccttgtccttatattcctcatacttttttgtatctgaaattaaccccataaaatactgaaagctaaaacctctacatttatcatattttatataaaaatagaagggacctttaaaaaattgcatgcaacaacacacttacaggtactcttgaattagtttttctacatgtccgattatgtctttatatgtatatgtcaattcaaatttgttttcttaaaagtcccttgatgaaaaactaacacttcatattaactttgaacttttgagttcttagaacattctgatttagtcactggccgtaccataaattcatttacagatattatatttccaccaagagctagttttattatgagccttcctgcatcatcatcaaatccttctatatgaccataattattactttgttttccagctataattttcacaaatgttcctttctcgattttaacttcttcctcttcttttttggaatctgtatttttcttctgcaatgctactttgtctgctccaagacccataccttttggtcgtaattctggtatgacagctgctactaatctgtaatagttagaataaacgattgtgaaataaaaaatgatgttctctgtttactttccaataagtgatgtattaaatacatataattaatttaatccagagtaaaattcatacttttcatttcaaccaattccctttcctggttgccatcccattccccttaacattgctacaccaaaagcatcaataggaattttttcataatcttctaacgtagactgaaaaatacaaaacgatatttataatatgcaaatgtaatacatctgcgcattgcacatcaatatgttgataacgtacctgttctttgcctcctaatgattcatcttttactaaaggtaaagttaaatcatttgttttagtttcatgttcattctttgacttaagttcctcaatgatttcttta
Proteins encoded in this window:
- the LOC126927710 gene encoding protein FAM133-like isoform X1, which encodes MGLGADKVALQKKNTDSKKEEEEVKIEKGTFVKIIAGKQNTKKYEEYKDKESKGLKQKMDRKRSMSPDPEDGEDGDKSSNKRKKIGSTMQNKNKYDKVGDKKSERRKRRSESNDDSDSDSEKKRRRERSNSNSNDSYKLKRLKKSKKRKKHDCSSERSSKKHKKKGKEREKVRDKKPRDYADRKKHKRRERSRSRSFSRQ
- the LOC126927710 gene encoding G-patch domain and KOW motifs-containing protein-like isoform X3, which translates into the protein MGLGADKVALQKKNTDSKKEEEEVKIEKGTFVKIIAGKQSNNYGHIEGFDDDAGRLIIKLALGGNIISIQKSMRNIRTRNPRDSSKRWIEKDQCPLTPKTVKMVTKVVIKERKSEVRCRIRTSMIKWGIKNQKDEKGAPNLMMTAIVILKRRDEEKEVTLIVMILIN
- the LOC126927710 gene encoding G-patch domain and KOW motifs-containing protein-like isoform X2 → MGLGADKVALQKKNTDSKKEEEEVKIEKGTFVKIIAGKQSNNYGHIEGFDDDAGRLIIKLALGGNIISVNEFMIQKSMRNIRTRNPRDSSKRWIEKDQCPLTPKTVKMVTKVVIKERKSEVRCRIRTSMIKWGIKNQKDEKGAPNLMMTAIVILKRRDEEKEVTLIVMILIN